From the Methylomonas sp. MK1 genome, one window contains:
- a CDS encoding TonB-dependent receptor plug domain-containing protein: MKTICADHKQTDRHALTSAKTELGLLCLLGTGVLFGFTTVVNADEEIPDTLSGDVVLEKIIVTDKFPGVKALNASDMEADILTSKRAAVSDTAKLLEDTPGVSLYGAGGVSSLPVIHGLNDDRVKIDINGMTLTSACANHMNPPLSYIDRSNIGKITILTGVTPVSLGGDSIGGTISVQTPDPVFAEPGKDILLDGSVSSFYRSNGDAFGGSIAAGVATQNVRLDYTGSHTESMNYNDGNGQIVKSTAYENQNHSAALSFKTDKHLVVIRGGQQHIPFQGFPNQRMDLTNNDSIFGNIMHKGSFDWGSLESKFYFESTQHSMDIGEDKHSQYLDGTASGGTFGPPNDQMPMETRGRNLGYKIQAEIPFNKRDTYRIGNEYHSNKINDYWPAVHTNTSIAANNTDARSAYSMMAPEAYLNINNGERERVGFFGEWEANWDAKWRSLLGLRYDHTTANTGNVQPYNPDLINTGPARTVDRAGAITALNAANAFNARDRERSNDTFDVTALVQFTPNDMSQYELGYARKNRAPNLYERYVWGARNMDMAMIGWHGDGNGYIGNMDLTEETAHTLSLTGAFHEPKNNLWEVNVTPYFTYVNNFIDADRCVSASNAAASGCKATPQTATNSFVYLQYANHDARLWGMDVSGRARLYKDPTVGEFATHTTMSYVRGERMDGGNLYHIMPFNMKLSLDHRLHDWQSAIEMQFVDGKDDVQAIRNETETAAYILLNARTGYEWGKVRFDVGLDNVLDKQYYHPLAGAYLGDRYGMNPTAAANVTVPWGRNIAGMGRSAFVGLTIKF; the protein is encoded by the coding sequence ATGAAAACAATCTGCGCAGACCATAAGCAAACGGACCGGCATGCTCTCACTTCAGCAAAAACAGAACTTGGACTGCTTTGCTTGCTGGGCACTGGTGTGCTTTTCGGCTTTACAACGGTGGTTAACGCCGATGAAGAGATCCCGGATACATTGAGCGGCGACGTGGTTTTGGAAAAAATCATCGTTACCGATAAGTTTCCGGGGGTTAAGGCCCTAAATGCTTCGGACATGGAAGCGGATATTCTCACCAGCAAACGCGCGGCGGTCAGCGATACCGCCAAATTGCTGGAAGACACGCCGGGGGTGAGTTTATACGGTGCCGGCGGCGTGTCCAGTTTGCCCGTGATACACGGCTTGAACGATGACCGGGTGAAGATAGACATCAACGGCATGACGCTGACTTCGGCTTGTGCCAACCACATGAATCCGCCTTTGTCGTATATCGACCGCAGCAATATCGGCAAGATCACCATTTTGACCGGGGTGACGCCGGTGAGTTTGGGTGGCGACAGCATCGGCGGCACGATTTCGGTACAAACGCCCGATCCGGTATTTGCCGAGCCGGGCAAGGATATTTTGCTGGACGGCAGCGTCTCGTCGTTTTACCGCAGCAACGGCGACGCCTTCGGCGGCAGCATCGCCGCCGGCGTGGCGACACAAAACGTGCGGCTGGACTATACCGGTTCGCACACCGAAAGCATGAATTACAACGACGGCAACGGCCAGATCGTCAAATCCACCGCTTACGAAAACCAAAACCACTCGGCGGCTTTATCCTTCAAAACCGACAAGCATTTAGTCGTGATTCGTGGCGGTCAACAGCATATTCCATTCCAGGGCTTTCCGAATCAACGGATGGACTTGACCAACAACGACAGCATCTTCGGCAATATCATGCACAAGGGTAGTTTCGATTGGGGCTCGCTGGAGAGCAAGTTCTATTTCGAAAGCACGCAGCACAGCATGGATATCGGCGAGGACAAGCACAGTCAGTATCTCGATGGCACGGCTAGCGGCGGCACATTCGGGCCGCCTAACGATCAAATGCCGATGGAAACCCGTGGCCGCAACCTGGGTTATAAAATCCAAGCGGAAATTCCGTTCAACAAGCGCGACACCTATCGCATCGGCAACGAATATCATAGCAACAAGATCAACGATTATTGGCCGGCGGTACACACCAATACCAGTATCGCCGCCAACAATACCGACGCCCGCAGCGCTTACTCGATGATGGCGCCGGAAGCGTATTTGAATATCAACAATGGCGAACGTGAGCGGGTGGGATTTTTTGGCGAATGGGAAGCCAATTGGGACGCGAAATGGCGTAGTTTGTTAGGTCTACGCTACGACCACACCACCGCCAATACCGGCAACGTCCAGCCCTACAATCCCGATTTAATCAACACCGGTCCGGCGCGTACGGTGGATAGGGCCGGGGCGATTACCGCCTTAAACGCGGCGAATGCTTTTAACGCCCGCGACCGCGAGCGCAGCAACGACACCTTCGACGTCACTGCCTTGGTGCAATTTACTCCAAACGACATGAGCCAATACGAATTGGGTTACGCACGCAAAAACCGCGCGCCTAATTTATACGAGCGCTATGTCTGGGGGGCGCGCAATATGGATATGGCGATGATAGGCTGGCACGGCGACGGTAACGGCTACATCGGTAATATGGACTTGACCGAGGAAACTGCGCACACCCTTAGCTTGACCGGCGCATTTCACGAGCCGAAAAACAATTTGTGGGAAGTTAACGTCACGCCTTATTTTACCTACGTGAACAACTTCATCGATGCCGATCGCTGCGTCAGCGCCTCGAATGCGGCAGCTAGCGGTTGCAAAGCCACGCCGCAAACCGCCACTAACAGCTTTGTCTATTTGCAATACGCCAATCACGATGCCCGGCTCTGGGGTATGGATGTGTCAGGTCGGGCGCGGCTGTATAAAGATCCAACCGTCGGTGAATTTGCGACGCATACCACCATGAGTTATGTGCGCGGCGAGCGCATGGATGGCGGCAATCTGTATCACATAATGCCGTTCAACATGAAACTGAGCCTGGATCACCGCCTGCACGACTGGCAAAGCGCCATCGAAATGCAGTTTGTCGACGGTAAGGACGATGTACAGGCCATCCGCAACGAAACAGAGACGGCGGCTTATATCCTGCTAAACGCCAGAACCGGCTACGAGTGGGGCAAGGTACGTTTTGATGTGGGATTGGATAACGTGCTGGATAAGC